DNA sequence from the Gemmatimonadota bacterium genome:
CGCGGTCGCCATCAATGAGGTCTCGCCCACCTTTGACGACGATCTGTTCGCCAAAGGAAAGCCCCTTTTGGACGACGACGCGGTCGGCTTCTGATGGCCCCAGACTGAGCGGACGTAAAAGGGCCATGTTGTCTTTCACGACAAAGGCCACGGGCCCGGTTTCGCGTTCGATAATGGCTTCGCGGGGAATGACGACGACGTGCTGGTGAATGCGACGCATGGCTTTCAGCGTGCCGATCATGCCGGGGCGAATATGCCCTGTTGGATTGGGCAGGTGGATCTCAATGGGAAAAACCCGCTGGTCTGTATCTGCTGCCGGGCCAACATGGGCGATTGTGCCCTCATAAATCTGGTTTGGCAGGGCATCGAGGACGAGGGTGACGAGACTGCCTTTGGCAAAGTCGATGATTTCGCTCTCGGCTACCCAGGCCGCAACGCGCAGGCTGTCGGTTTGAACGATGCGATATGTTGCGTCACCCTGCGCGATATGTTGCCCCTGTGAGACATGCCGCTTTGCGATATGGCCCGAAAAAGGCGCTTGTATCCGCCCATAAGAGAGCCGATGTTTTAAGGTCTGTGCCGTTGATTTGGCTTTTTGTAGGTCGTATTCTGTGGCAAAATACGCCTGTTCGGAGATGGATCCTTCCGAGAAAAGTTGTTTGCTGCGCTCGTAATTGTAGGCTTGAAATTTGAGGTTGGCCTCGGCTTCGATCAATGCGGCTTGCAGAAGTTCCATGTTGAGTTGTGCGAGAGCCTCCCCGCTTTTGACGTAATCGCCCACATCTTTGTACGTGCCGGTGACCTCACCTGATTCGAGCGCATTAACGATCACATCGCGCCAGGCTTTTACCGTGGCAGATAGCCTGCTGTATTGGACGAGGGAATCGGGTTTGAGCGCAAATGTAGATACATTGGTGGTGCGCTCTAATGGCATTTCTTTTTGTGCCGAAGATTCGTCGCCACAGCCCAGATTGATCGCGATTAAAAGACTGGGTATCAAAAGCCTGTACAAGCTCATGGTTTATTCTCCTCACCCAAAATGCCCGCACTGAGTTCTAAATGCACGAGGGCGACTGCAAGGTCCCGTTTTGCACGCGCGAGTTCGGCTTCGGCGCGTTGTAAAGTGAGTTGTCCATCGATGACTTCGATTTGGGTGCCAACGCCATTTTCGTAACGCGATTCCGCGATTTGCAGCCCTCGACGGGCGAGATCAGCAGCCTGTATTTGCGCGCTTTTTCTGGCGCGAACTTCGAGAAAAGAGCGCCACGCTTGCAGGATGTTGAAACGCATGTCGCGCTCGGTTTGTTTTTGTACGAGTTCTGCTTGCCTCGTGTCTGTGCGGGCCTGCGCAACCTGTGCATTTGTGCGAAAGCCGTCAAAAATGGGAATGTTGATGGCGATGCCCGAAAACCAGCTCTGATGAAAATCGTCTTTTACAAAATCAAATTCGTTTTTTTGCGCCTGCCACTGGCCGTTGATAATCAAATCTATGGTTGGGCGGGATTCTGATTGGGCAATGGTCTCTGCGTGCTGGAGCATTGCGACCTCGAGGGAGTACTGACGTATAATGGGATGCTTTTGCATTGAGAGGTCAATTAGTTCTGTCTCTGTGTTGGCAGATAAAAGGTGGGATTTTTCGCGGAAAGTCCCACGAAGTATAATGGATTCGTTGGGGGCAATGCCGATCTGGTTTTTGAACGCGAGATCTGCCAATACACGCGCATTTTCCGTGCGTATGGAGTCTGTTAGCAATTCGGCGACCTGCACCTGTGCGCGCAGTAAGTCATAGTCTGATACGCGCCCTGCCTCGCGCAGTTTTTCGACGCGCTCGAAATTTGCGCGTGCGCGCGCCACAGAAGATTTGCTGACGCGCGTGAGTTCTCCAGCCAATAGCAGGTCGTAAAAAGCCGTTTCGACCCGGGTGTGTAATTGCTGCTTTGCAGCGCGCACTTTTTCTTCTGAGAATTGTCGGAACAGACGCGCGGCGCGCATAGCTGAAAAGGATTTGCCCCCACCCCAAATGGATTGTCGAATGCCAACCGTGCCGATGAGATTGTTGTGTGCGCCTACGGTAAATTGCTGTTGGCCTACCGGTGTTTCAAAGAAAAAGGTGGGCAGCAACCAGTTGCGCGTGTACTGCATGGTGATATCGAGTTGGGGGAGAACATCGGCTACTGCATGGCGAACCCGTTGGCGCGATTTTTTCAGATCTTCGCGCGCTATTAGCAGGTCTTCATTGTGCGATAGCGCGTGCTGCAAACTCTCTTCGAGTGTAATAGACCGGGAATAGGCTCTGGGGAGCGCGAAAAAAAAGAACAGAAGGCCGATGATACACAGCCATCGGCGAAGAGATATATAGTCCATCGACATTTGGGAGCGTGAAATTAGGTCGAGATATTATTTATGAAAATCTACAGGGTTTTGCCATGTGATGTCAAGGCGTTTCACAAATCAATACGGGAAATGCTGTCCGATAGTGCCAATGCCTGGACCGTTTCTGCGACATCGTGAACCCTTACAATGTGAGTTCCTGCAACTGCGCCCAATGTGATTGCAGAAATGCTACCCGGCAGGCGCTCCTGAGGGCGGCTTTGGGGCGCGGTAAATTGCTTGCGAGATGCACCTATGAGAAGGGGGTATCCCAGCGTGTGGAATTCGGATAGTCGGGCGAGTATTTCGATGTTATGCGCGTATTTTTTGCCGAATCCCAGCCCGGGATCAATCACTATCTGGGATCGGGAAATACCCATTACCTCTGCGCTGTTGATTTGTGCGCTTAAAAAGGCGAGAATATCGGATACAACATCGTCGTACAGCGGGTTCTGCTGCATGGTTGAGGGCGTTCCCTGCATGTGCATAAGGACAACAGCGGCTCCCGTTTCTGCGATCAGGTGTATCATGCTGGCATCAAAACGCAGGGCGCTGATGTCGTTGACAATGGTTGCGCCGTTGTCTATGGCCTGTCGGGCGACCTCGGCTTTGGTCGTGTCTATGGAGATGGGTACGTCGAGTTGCGGGGCAATGGCCTCAATAATGGGAATGGTGCGTTCCAGCTCTTCTTTTAGAGAGACGACAGGCGCCCCCTTGCCATAAGGCCCGGCTGGACGGGATGATTCACCCCCTATATCGATCAGGTCGGCACCGGCTTCAACCAGTGCCAGTGCCCGCTCAATCGCTTTGCGCGGTTGAAGATAAAGGCCGCCATCTGAGAACGAGTCTGGCGTGACATTGAGAACGCCCATTACGAGTGTTCGATGGCCCAATTGGAAGGGTGTGCCGCAGCATGAAAGCCGATAAATAGGGCGTGTGTTTTTCATGGGGTAAGGCGAAAAAAAAAGAGATGGCAACCGCCATCTCTCTTTTTAGTCATCCGATGGCTGTTTTTCTTCTTCTGGGGTGTGTTTCTCCGATGTCTGGTCTTCCCGTTCTTCTTTCGATTCTTCTGGCTGTTTTGCAGGCTCGACTGGTTTTTCGAGTGTTTTGCCTTCTAATAATTGGTCGAGCTGTACATCGTCGAGGGTTTCAAATTCGAGCAGCGCCTCGGCAAGGATGTGGACTTTGTCGATGTTGTCACTGAGCAATTGTTCGGCGCGGGACTCGGCTTTGAGTACGAAGTTTTTGATTTCCTCGTCGATCATTTCGGCTACTCTGTCGCTGTGGTCTCGACGTTGTGCCATTTCGCGGCCGAGGAATATTTCGTCGTTTTGCTGCCCATAAGCAATGGGACCGAGTTTTGGACTCATGCCCCAATCGCAAACCATCTGCCGGGCGAGATTGGTGGCCATGCGGTAGTCTTGCTGTCCGCCTGTTGTGATTTCGCCAAAAACGAGTTTTTCGGCAATTCTTCCCCCCAATGCGTAAGCGAGAACTGCTTCACAATAACTCTGGGGATAGGTGTGGCGTTCGTCGATGGGCAGGGTGTGTGTGACACCGAGGGCACGCCCACGAGGAATGATGGTCACTTTGTGTAGGGGATCGCTTTCCGGGATGAGTTTGGCAACCAGCGCGTGACCAATTTCGTGATAGGACGTGAGGCGTTTTTCTTTGTCGGTAATGACAAGGCTGCGTCGCTCTGCACCCATCATGACTTTGTCTTTGGCATCTTCAAAATCGTTCATGGTTACGCGGTCTCGATTATTTCTGGAAGCCATCAGAGCGGCTTCGTTGACCAGATTGGCGAGGTCTGCGCCTGCCAGTCCGGGCGTTCCGCGAGCCAGCACCTGTAAGTTGACGTCGTCGGAGAGGGGCGTGTTGCGGGTGTGGACTTTCAAAATGCCTTCGCGTCCCCTGATGTCGGGACGATCCACCACGACCTGACGGTCGAAGCGCCCGGGGCGCAACAGAGCGGGATCGAGTACGTCGGGACGGTTGGTAGCTGCGATGAGGATGAGGCCCTCTTTGGATTCAAAACCATCCATTTCAACCAGGAGTTGATTGAGGGTTTGCTCGCGTTCGTCGTGACCGCCTCCAATACCCGCGCCGCGGTGCCGTCCCACAGCATCTATTTCGTCGATAAAGATGATGCACGGGGCGTGATTTTTTCCCTGTTCAAAGAGATCGCGCACGCGCGAGGCACCAACGCCGACAAACATTTCGACAAAATCTGAGCCGCTCATTAAAAAGAATGGGACATCCGCTTCGCCTGCGACAGCGCGAGCCATATGCGTTTTTCCCGTGCCCGGGGGGCCAACAAGGAGTACGCCTTTGGGGATGCGCCCGCCCAGACGTTGAAATTTGCGCGGATCCTTAAGGAATTCGATAATTTCCTGTAGCTCTTGTTTGGCTTCTTCGGCGCCTGCAACGTCTTTGAATGTGATTTTGGCTTTGTCTTCAGAGACGAGCTTCGCCTTGCTTTTTCCAAAGCTGAATGCGCCTTTGGGACCTCCTTGCATCTGGCGCAAAATGAAAAGCCAAAGCCCTATGAACAGGATCCAGGGCAAAAAATTAAAAAATATGTTGAGCCAGTTGGAGGGTTTTTGGAAACGAAAGTCAACGCCGTATTTGAGCCATTCTTCGATGGTCTTGGCATCTACGACGCCAAGGTCAACGACAAACTCGCGAAAGGTGTGCTGTTGTCTTCGCCCCGGTGGGGTAAGCTCTTCTGCCACGAGACGGCCGTGAAATTCGTTTTCAATAATAATCGCGCTCTGGATTTTTCCCTCTTCGAGGAGCATTTTGTACTCTTTGTAGCTGAGTACGACATCGCTGGAGGGGTCACTGCCAAAAAATTTGGATGCAAAGATGGCAACCAGGACAAAAAATATCCAAAAAGCCAGGGGTTTAGAGATGTGCCGCCAGGGCCGCTTGCCATTCTCCGAAGCCCCATTGCGATCAGCATTATCCCGATTGAGCACTGATAAATTGGGGCGCCGTTCTTTTTGTTCTGCAGGCGCGTCATCTTCAGGCTGTGTGGGAGCGCGATCAGGTGTCTCGTCGGATGACTGTGTTTCTTCATCCGGTTTCGAGTCCCTGTCTTTGGGGTCGGTCATAAATGCCTCTTTTCGCATTGTGTGATCATGCTGCTATAGGTTGCTTTGAGCACGCGCCGGGTATCTGGTGTGATAGGTGCGATCTGTGAACGCCGAAGGCCGGCGACCCACAGAATGGTCGCACCGCTCACCAGCAGTGGTATTTCACCGCGCAGTGGGCGGGGTATTTTGCTGTCGCCCAACAATCTGCTGACTTTTTTTTTCCCCTGCATGCCAAAAGGGTGAAACCAGTCGCCCGGCCTGGGTGAACGGAGATACAACGCCTGGTTG
Encoded proteins:
- a CDS encoding efflux RND transporter periplasmic adaptor subunit, which encodes MSLYRLLIPSLLIAINLGCGDESSAQKEMPLERTTNVSTFALKPDSLVQYSRLSATVKAWRDVIVNALESGEVTGTYKDVGDYVKSGEALAQLNMELLQAALIEAEANLKFQAYNYERSKQLFSEGSISEQAYFATEYDLQKAKSTAQTLKHRLSYGRIQAPFSGHIAKRHVSQGQHIAQGDATYRIVQTDSLRVAAWVAESEIIDFAKGSLVTLVLDALPNQIYEGTIAHVGPAADTDQRVFPIEIHLPNPTGHIRPGMIGTLKAMRRIHQHVVVIPREAIIERETGPVAFVVKDNMALLRPLSLGPSEADRVVVQKGLSFGEQIVVKGGRDLIDGDRVAIKYAEPLP
- a CDS encoding TolC family protein, translating into MDYISLRRWLCIIGLLFFFFALPRAYSRSITLEESLQHALSHNEDLLIAREDLKKSRQRVRHAVADVLPQLDITMQYTRNWLLPTFFFETPVGQQQFTVGAHNNLIGTVGIRQSIWGGGKSFSAMRAARLFRQFSEEKVRAAKQQLHTRVETAFYDLLLAGELTRVSKSSVARARANFERVEKLREAGRVSDYDLLRAQVQVAELLTDSIRTENARVLADLAFKNQIGIAPNESIILRGTFREKSHLLSANTETELIDLSMQKHPIIRQYSLEVAMLQHAETIAQSESRPTIDLIINGQWQAQKNEFDFVKDDFHQSWFSGIAINIPIFDGFRTNAQVAQARTDTRQAELVQKQTERDMRFNILQAWRSFLEVRARKSAQIQAADLARRGLQIAESRYENGVGTQIEVIDGQLTLQRAEAELARAKRDLAVALVHLELSAGILGEENKP
- the folP gene encoding dihydropteroate synthase, which produces MKNTRPIYRLSCCGTPFQLGHRTLVMGVLNVTPDSFSDGGLYLQPRKAIERALALVEAGADLIDIGGESSRPAGPYGKGAPVVSLKEELERTIPIIEAIAPQLDVPISIDTTKAEVARQAIDNGATIVNDISALRFDASMIHLIAETGAAVVLMHMQGTPSTMQQNPLYDDVVSDILAFLSAQINSAEVMGISRSQIVIDPGLGFGKKYAHNIEILARLSEFHTLGYPLLIGASRKQFTAPQSRPQERLPGSISAITLGAVAGTHIVRVHDVAETVQALALSDSISRIDL
- the ftsH gene encoding ATP-dependent zinc metalloprotease FtsH, with the translated sequence MTDPKDRDSKPDEETQSSDETPDRAPTQPEDDAPAEQKERRPNLSVLNRDNADRNGASENGKRPWRHISKPLAFWIFFVLVAIFASKFFGSDPSSDVVLSYKEYKMLLEEGKIQSAIIIENEFHGRLVAEELTPPGRRQQHTFREFVVDLGVVDAKTIEEWLKYGVDFRFQKPSNWLNIFFNFLPWILFIGLWLFILRQMQGGPKGAFSFGKSKAKLVSEDKAKITFKDVAGAEEAKQELQEIIEFLKDPRKFQRLGGRIPKGVLLVGPPGTGKTHMARAVAGEADVPFFLMSGSDFVEMFVGVGASRVRDLFEQGKNHAPCIIFIDEIDAVGRHRGAGIGGGHDEREQTLNQLLVEMDGFESKEGLILIAATNRPDVLDPALLRPGRFDRQVVVDRPDIRGREGILKVHTRNTPLSDDVNLQVLARGTPGLAGADLANLVNEAALMASRNNRDRVTMNDFEDAKDKVMMGAERRSLVITDKEKRLTSYHEIGHALVAKLIPESDPLHKVTIIPRGRALGVTHTLPIDERHTYPQSYCEAVLAYALGGRIAEKLVFGEITTGGQQDYRMATNLARQMVCDWGMSPKLGPIAYGQQNDEIFLGREMAQRRDHSDRVAEMIDEEIKNFVLKAESRAEQLLSDNIDKVHILAEALLEFETLDDVQLDQLLEGKTLEKPVEPAKQPEESKEEREDQTSEKHTPEEEKQPSDD